ATAATTAGTGACGAATTTTCAACCGTAGCTAAAAATTTCGTGGCTAAATCACACATTTGTTGTAGTGTGTGGATCataatttattttgtttatggttctgaattaattattttatatatattaaataatttttaaatattaatataGAGTTTGAACAAATTACAAATTCTGTCGAATTCGTAGTTTGTCGGTGGCTCCGCTACTCCCCCGATATAGAACCCAGACACGTTCCAAGTGTTGGAATTTATTTTAGATTAGAAGATTTTCGAGTGATTCATTGTATCTTGAGAGTAGCAGTACGTTACAGCGCCATCCAAAGCGTGTCTTGAATCGATTTTCAATTTCAAACTcatattatcattattactattactatacTTTATTTGTCTATTATTTGTTTTTCTTATTGTTATTATCTCTAATATTTTTTTCAACATCAAGTCCCACGCTACGACTCTTGAAATAAACGTGTCATGCCTCGATTCATGAGTATCCAATTAATACCTACAATATGAGATTATTATTTTTTGGTCGCAGGATATACGACTTTTATATACTTTCACTTGGGAGGTGTGGGACATTCAAATCCTGATCAGAGCTTCCATTGCAATGAAATTCTGAACTGAAAACTAAAATAAATCTTCTCAACTGAACAGTATCATCTAGATTTTATTTTTGGAGGGATTAGTTATAGATTTGGATTTTCGGAAACACAATTATATGTATTTAAATTTATAATATTGAAACAATTAGCGATAAAAAATAGCTGTATTTGAACTTGATTGTTTTCCAAAATCTGTGTGAGTTGTAATTTTCATTTTGAGAAAATATCAGTGATCCTAGCTCAAAGCAATGTAGATTTTTTATAAGATTAAAGGAGTACGACAAAACAGATTACAAAGGTCATTTCAACTATATTGTGATATAATATAAGGTCGGAACAACCACTAAGCTAAACAGAAAGTGATGGGCATTTAACAATTTCCAAAAGTATCTGTTTTGGTCTGAAATCAGCACATAAGTATGTGAACTTGTAACCTAATGAAGACAAATGATACACAAAGGTTCACACCTCCTTTTATTTCCAATCTTAAACGATATTTTTATGTATACTTTCCCTGTGACTtactcccataatttattttaatattCAATGGACACCTCTGTAGATATGGCCCGAAAAGGCAAAGAAGCTACTATCCTCTCGCGGAAGGTCAAATACAAACATGTAATGTAATTTAAATAACACTCGCAAATGGTAAGTTGGTAACGATTCTAATTTTAACACGTGAGAAAAAATTTGAGATATTCAATTCAAACCCAACTACTTCCCTTAAATTGCTTACTTAACCCTGTTCAAGGCCAGTCGTCACCGTGACATGTGCTTAAATATGCCAAATTTGACCTTTAATTTTGCTGAGTAATATAATTTGACCCCCCTGTGCCATGTAGATATACGAAACGAGTCCTCATCCTTGTCTGCTGGCGTGCGCTGGAAATTAGTGGAATTTACCCTCCGTTGTTCCGCGCCTGGATCACACTTTCTAGTTTCTTTTGTGTTTCAATTTGTCTgaacctatttttttttaatccgtgccaaaatgaatgacctcttttttaatttggaaacaaattcactttatgaataatttgcagccacataaattttcaaggcttattttgaaccacaaattttaaaagtctttcctctttcttaaatgtcgtgcccagtcaaatgagttcagataaattgaaacggatggagtaatTAATTAATCGTCGGTTCACGTTTGATACATTCCTCTTCCTTTGCTTACATAAATACCCCCATTTAGTAACGCTCTCATATCACATTCAACTAGTCAAATCTTTCTCATACCCCCATAGATATATTATGAGCAACATACCAAAATCATTAACAGATTCTTCCCTCACCCTCTTCAATCTAGCTATCTTTTCTTCTGATCCTTGGCCTTTCTCTCGCTGATCATTTTCTCCTAATATTTCGTTCATCACACAAAACAATTTATCTGAAGAATTATTTTTGATTTCTTTGGGTGGATACTAATTTTAATTTCCACAACGATGAGGAGCGGAAATAAACGCcatcaccatcatcatttgaATTTTCATGCTCAAGTGAATTTTCCATttcatcttcatcatcatcatcatcataatgggCATGATGAGAAGAAAGAACAAATTGACGTGCCAAGAGGGTGCGTTAcggtgttggtgggtaaaggagaGGAGCAACAGAAATTCGTGATACCTGTAATGCACATTAATCATCCTTTGTTCACGCAATTGTTAAAAGAAGCAGAGGAAGTGTATGGATTTCACCACAATGGTCCCATTAATATTCCTTGTCATGTTGAGGAGTTTCGTTACGTTGAGGGTATGATAGACAAAGATAACGCCGCCCATCACCACCAGCACCACTTGTGGTGCTTCAAGGCCTGATTTTTATGCTCTCAATTtgacttttctttatttttcccttggTTTGTATATGTGCTTGTTGTATGTATACTACAGTATTATGGATGACGACGATAAATTTAAAGTTAATAGGAGTATGTTATACTACAGCTACCACTTGTACTTAATGTTAATCTTCCTGCTATGAATACTAGTTTTGAAGATTTTATTATCTATGCTGAATTACAGACTTAAGTATTGTAACAAGGGGTTAGGAATCGTGACATTATCATGTGAGGACGAATATATTGATCAAAAGTCCACAACATGACATAAGTGGCTATTTCGAGGAGAAGGAGTGCTCGTGAAAGAAATTTGGGCAAAATCGAAAtcttaatattttaatttttttttaaatcctacTTAAAGTTTATGAATTAGTATGTACAAGTTTGTCCCAATAAGTGATCTAATAGCGTAAAAAGTTGTTATACAATTAGTACATAAAATTTAATCTACCTCATTTAGCGAGGTATTTGGACAACTCAAAACTAAATTAGCAAAATCTCAACTCAAAATAATTCGCTTATTTTTAATACCTTTTGGGTAACATAAAATCCTGCCTGAAATCTATGAATTAGTATGTACAAGTTTGAGTAATTACAATGACTTTTCTTCTGGTTTTCAGTAGTTACATATATATCGCTCTTGTTTCTAGTAGCGCTAATTACACGATCaaattgaggattgaaaagtttAGAGCCCTTATAATGGAAATTCTAACTTGAAGATGAGTTTAACTTCTATAAACTCAGAGTCTAAGAAATGTATATACAATTGAATAATCACTTAAAAAGTGATTACATACAAATTTTATTATAAACATTATTTGATAATCTAGGGAAAATATTAGCTACGTTAGGTTAAACTATGCTAAAAATCTACAAAGATTTAGATTATAAACATGTATGTAAGTGTAACAGAAATCCGAGATCGGTTTCCATATTAGCTCAAACACTAGCTTTCATTTATGATGGAAAATGTATGTGAAAACTAATATCTTCACCGAAAAATTCTTTGCGATACATTAAATTCATAGTTTGATGACTTAGGACGGTGAGCTAATAGTCAAGTGTCGGCAGCTCTGTAGGGACAACTCATTAATCTCATATTCTCATGTCCGCTGTCTAGTTATATCTTTCTTCTTATTAACTTGAAACGTGAAAGATCATCATATATAGAAATTTTTCTGTTCTGGGTCCCAAAAGTCGATAGACAGCCCAAAATCTATTCGATTCTATCCTAACAAATGTTAAGAAATAGAAGAAGGATGAAGGAAGAAAAAGACTTGACatgtgatattattattattgtctcAAAAAAAGTAATTGCCTATTTTTAGGTTTTAAATTGTTCAAAGATCATAGTTTTACGACAATGCAAAATTTTATTTCTATAATAGTTCCATGAATTAAGGTCTGGACAAAACTGCACCAATTTGTAATGTGCATCAAAAAAATTCATTCAAGGTTTCGTAATTTAATTAAAGACCAACACTTGCTGTTTATAAATTTGATTCTTCATGGGCAGATTTCTTATTAGTTCATTTGAAACTTCAAATATTGCAGAGAAAAAAACTTATTTGTGCCCCTTTTTTTGCTCGTATTGAGAATATGTCCCGATAATCAATTCATCCTGTTCACTTTTCTTCCTTAATGCTTTCACAATTTCAAATTCTCTCTAAAATTACTGTCATTGAAGGATCCCAAACATAGTAAATTTTTAAAGCAGTAAGAAGAGAAATCATATTATCATTTGAGCCGGTGAAAGTTACAGACAAGATAGTGGTGAACTTTCATTGGTGGTACCCTTTTAAAAATAattagagaaaagacatcatttcacCTTTAAATTTCGCCCCATAACTCACT
The nucleotide sequence above comes from Lycium barbarum isolate Lr01 chromosome 3, ASM1917538v2, whole genome shotgun sequence. Encoded proteins:
- the LOC132631230 gene encoding auxin-responsive protein SAUR32-like; the encoded protein is MRSGNKRHHHHHLNFHAQVNFPFHLHHHHHHNGHDEKKEQIDVPRGCVTVLVGKGEEQQKFVIPVMHINHPLFTQLLKEAEEVYGFHHNGPINIPCHVEEFRYVEGMIDKDNAAHHHQHHLWCFKA